Below is a genomic region from Delftia tsuruhatensis.
ACCAGGGCCGCGATCAGGAAGAACATGCGCGCGTTGACGCCGCCCAGGAACAGGATGCCCATGGCGATCACCACGATCACCATGAAGGCCCCCATGTCCGGCTCGGCCAGCAGCAGCACGCCCACCAGCACCACCGCCAGGCCCATGGGCAGCACGGCGCGGAAGAAGCGCTCCTTGACCTCCATCTTGCGCACCATGTAGTCGGCCGCATAGATGAGCACGGCGAACTTGGCCAGCTCGGACGGCTGGAAGTTCATGATGCCCAGCGACAGCCAGCGGCGCGCGCCGTTGACCACGGTGCCCACGTGCGGAATCAGCACCGCCACCAGCAGGACCAGGGACACCAGGAACAGCTTGCGCGCCATGCGCTCCCAGGTGGCCATGGACACCTGGAAGGCCAGCAGCGCGCCGACGAAGGCCATGCCGATGGACATGGCATGGCGCAGCAGGAAGTGGGTGGGCGCGATCTTGCCGAAGCGCGGGTTGTCGGGCATCGCGATCGATGCCGAATACACCATGATCAGGCTCCAGGCCAGCAGCCCGATCACCACCCAGATCAGGGCCTGGTCCAGGCCGAGCACGCTGGCCGGCGTCTGCGTGGGCCGGTGGTACTGGGGTCCGCCCAGGCGCACGGGCAGCACATCGATGGCCTTCTCTTGCGCGCCTCCGAACCAGGAGCGCATGCGGCCCAGGACCTGGTTCAGGGTGCTCATGCCGCGCCTCCCAGCTCATGCCCGGCATCCAGGGCCAGGGCACGCACGGCCTCGACGAACTGGTGGGCCCGGTCCTCGTAGTTGCGGAACATGTCCAGGCTCGCGCAGGCGGGCGACAGCAGCACGGCATCGCCCTCATGGGCCCGCGAGGCGGCCTGCTCCACGGCGTCGGCCATGGTGGTGGCGTCGACCAGGGGCACGCCGCAATCCTGCAGTGCGGCGCGGATCAGGGCGGCATCGCGGCCGATCAGCACGGCGGCGCGCACATGGCGCGACACGGGCGCGGCCAGGGGAGAGAAGTCCTGCCCCTTGCCGTCCCCGCCCAGGATGACCACGATGCGGTGGTCAGGCCCCAGGCCCGACAGCGCGGCCACGGTGGCACCCACGTTCGTGCCCTTGCTGTCGTCGTAGTACTCCACGCCTTCGACGCGGCCGATGGGCTGGACGCGGTGCGGCTCGCCGCGGTACTCGCGCAGGCCGTACAGCAGCGGTGCCAGCGTGCAGCCGCCGGCGCTGGCCAGTGCCAGGGCCGACAGGGCATTGATGGCGTTGTGCCGCCCGCGGATGCGCAGCGCGTCGGCGGGCATCAGGCGCTGGATGTGCAGGTCGTCGGCGGCCTTGCCCTTGGCGGTTTCGTCGGCCTCGTGGGCACGCACCAGCCAGGTCATGCCAGCGACCACTTCGAGGCCGAAGTCACCGGGACGGCGCGGCATGTCGCCGCCGAAGGTGATGTGGGCACGCTGCTGGGGCTTTTGGCGCTTGCCCTGCGGCACCACGGGGGCAGGCAGCATGCGCATGACCTCGGGGTCCTCGCGGTTGAGCACCATGATGCCCTCGCGGCCGAAGATGCAGGCCTTGGCATCGGCATAGGCACGCAGGCTGCCATGCCAGTCCAGATGGTCCTGGGTGATGTTGAGCACGGCGGCCGCCGTGGGCTCGAACATCTGCACGCCGTCGAGCTGGAAGCTGGACAGCTCCAGCACCCAGGCCTGTGGCAGGGTCTCGGCATCGATGGCCTGCGTCAGCGTGTCCAGCAGCGTGGGGCCGATGTTGCCGGCCACGGCCACGCTCAGGCCCGCGTGTTCCAGCAGTTGCCCTGTCAGCGAAGTGACCGTGGTCTTGCCATTGGTACCCGTGATGCCCAGCACGGTGGGTCGGTAGCCATGGGCCGCCGCCAGGGCCTTGAGCGCCATGGCGAACAGATCGAGCTCACCGCCCACGGGCAGGCCCTGGGCGCGCGCGGTGTCGACCACCGGCGCCACGGTGGCGGGGCTGAGGCCGGGCGAACGGTAGACCAGGCCCAGGCCCTGTCCGTCCACCAATTGGGCCGTGAGCACTCCGGGCACGAAGCGCACCCGGGGCAGTTCGCTGGCCAGTTGCTGCAGTTGCGGTGGCGACTGGCGCGTGTCGGCCACGATGACTTCGGCGCCGCAGCGCGCGCACCAGCGCGCCATGGCCAGGCCCGAGGCGCCCAGGCCCAGGATGAGCACGCGCTGGCCTTGCAGATGCTGGGCCTGCTGGCCAGGCCAGCCTGCGGCCACGGGCGGCAGGACCTGTTCGGGTTCGGCGCCTCCGGCTTCGGCCTCGGCGGCGACCGGGGTGACTTCGGCATCGGCGGAGTCGGAGATGCTGGGATCGGCGAAGATCTGGGCCACGAAGGCTGCAGCATCCCGGGCGGCCGTCAGCGTGGAGATGTCTGGCACGGGCTCGGTCATGGCCGCAGGTGCCGCAGGCGCTTCAGACGCCTCCGGCGCCGACAGCCCGGCCGCACCATC
It encodes:
- the ftsW gene encoding putative lipid II flippase FtsW is translated as MSTLNQVLGRMRSWFGGAQEKAIDVLPVRLGGPQYHRPTQTPASVLGLDQALIWVVIGLLAWSLIMVYSASIAMPDNPRFGKIAPTHFLLRHAMSIGMAFVGALLAFQVSMATWERMARKLFLVSLVLLVAVLIPHVGTVVNGARRWLSLGIMNFQPSELAKFAVLIYAADYMVRKMEVKERFFRAVLPMGLAVVLVGVLLLAEPDMGAFMVIVVIAMGILFLGGVNARMFFLIAALVVLAFVMIIATSEWRRERIFAYLNPWDEKHALGKGYQLSHALIAIGRGEIFGVGLGRSVEKLHWLPEAHTDFLLAVIGEEFGLVGVLLIAVTFLWLTRRIMLIGRQAIALDRVFAGLVAEGVAIWMGFQAFINMGVNLGALPTKGLTLPLMSFGGSAILMNLIAIAVVLRVDYENKLLMKGGHA
- the murD gene encoding UDP-N-acetylmuramoyl-L-alanine--D-glutamate ligase; the encoded protein is MNTEDFKTTIQAAGHEPVAAAPAVSASASDAPVPSEVVEAAALTVRPEGEAVIEPVPDTSPAHGQADGAAGLSAPEASEAPAAPAAMTEPVPDISTLTAARDAAAFVAQIFADPSISDSADAEVTPVAAEAEAGGAEPEQVLPPVAAGWPGQQAQHLQGQRVLILGLGASGLAMARWCARCGAEVIVADTRQSPPQLQQLASELPRVRFVPGVLTAQLVDGQGLGLVYRSPGLSPATVAPVVDTARAQGLPVGGELDLFAMALKALAAAHGYRPTVLGITGTNGKTTVTSLTGQLLEHAGLSVAVAGNIGPTLLDTLTQAIDAETLPQAWVLELSSFQLDGVQMFEPTAAAVLNITQDHLDWHGSLRAYADAKACIFGREGIMVLNREDPEVMRMLPAPVVPQGKRQKPQQRAHITFGGDMPRRPGDFGLEVVAGMTWLVRAHEADETAKGKAADDLHIQRLMPADALRIRGRHNAINALSALALASAGGCTLAPLLYGLREYRGEPHRVQPIGRVEGVEYYDDSKGTNVGATVAALSGLGPDHRIVVILGGDGKGQDFSPLAAPVSRHVRAAVLIGRDAALIRAALQDCGVPLVDATTMADAVEQAASRAHEGDAVLLSPACASLDMFRNYEDRAHQFVEAVRALALDAGHELGGAA